In Streptomyces sp. NBC_01408, one DNA window encodes the following:
- a CDS encoding ABC transporter ATP-binding protein: MKKTGAPKASEEASAEPLLKVTGLVKHFPINKGLLRRQVGAVKAVDGIDFDVRRGETLGVVGESGCGKSTMGRLITRLLEPTGGTVEFEGKDITHLGVAGMRPLRRDVQMIFQDPYGSLNPRHTVGAIVSAPFKLQGVTPDGGIKSEVQRLLSLVGLNPEHYNRYPHEFSGGQRQRIGIARALALNPKLVVADEPVSALDVSIQAQVVNLLDDLQEELGLTYVIIAHDLSVIRHVSDRIAVMYLGKIVELTDRKSLYESPMHPYTRALLSAVPVPDPRRRGAKSGRILLKGDVPSPISPPSGCRFHTRCWKATQICTTQEPPMLALKTGHQVACHHPENAPDQAPGDQPLPGAAEAVALVTD, from the coding sequence ATGAAGAAGACCGGCGCGCCGAAGGCCTCCGAAGAGGCGTCCGCGGAACCGCTGCTGAAGGTGACCGGCCTGGTCAAGCACTTCCCCATCAACAAGGGGCTGCTGCGCCGGCAGGTCGGGGCCGTCAAGGCCGTGGACGGGATCGACTTCGACGTCCGGCGCGGTGAGACGCTGGGCGTGGTCGGCGAGTCCGGCTGCGGCAAGTCCACCATGGGCCGGCTGATCACGCGGCTGCTCGAACCGACGGGCGGAACCGTCGAGTTCGAGGGCAAGGACATCACCCACCTCGGGGTGGCGGGCATGCGCCCGCTGCGCCGCGATGTGCAGATGATCTTCCAGGACCCGTACGGATCACTGAACCCGCGGCACACGGTCGGCGCCATCGTCTCCGCACCGTTCAAGCTCCAGGGCGTCACCCCGGACGGCGGGATCAAGTCGGAGGTGCAGCGGCTGCTGTCCCTGGTCGGCCTGAACCCGGAGCACTACAACCGCTACCCGCACGAGTTCTCGGGCGGCCAGCGCCAGCGCATCGGCATCGCGCGGGCGCTGGCGCTGAACCCGAAGCTGGTCGTGGCCGACGAGCCGGTCTCGGCGCTGGACGTGTCGATCCAGGCCCAGGTGGTCAACCTGCTGGACGACCTCCAGGAGGAGCTCGGCCTCACGTACGTGATCATCGCGCACGACCTGTCGGTCATCCGGCACGTCTCCGACCGCATCGCGGTGATGTACCTGGGCAAGATCGTGGAGCTCACCGACCGCAAGTCGCTGTACGAGTCCCCGATGCACCCCTACACGCGGGCCCTGCTGTCGGCCGTACCGGTGCCGGACCCGAGGAGGCGGGGCGCCAAGAGCGGCCGCATCCTGCTCAAGGGCGACGTGCCGTCGCCGATCTCGCCGCCGAGCGGCTGCCGCTTCCACACGCGGTGCTGGAAGGCGACCCAGATCTGCACCACGCAGGAACCGCCGATGCTGGCACTGAAGACGGGTCACCAGGTGGCCTGCCATCACCCGGAGAACGCCCCGGACCAGGCCCCGGGCGACCAGCCCCTGCCGGGTGCGGCGGAAGCGGTGGCGCTGGTGACGGACTGA
- a CDS encoding ABC transporter ATP-binding protein, producing MSVRDLKVHFPTDDGLVKSVDGLSFDLERGKTLGIVGESGSGKSVTSLAIMGLHRTGNARSRPHISGEVRLDGEDLVSADADYVRRLRGRKMAMVFQDPLSAMHPYYSVGAQIIEAYRTHQNVDKKTARKRAVEMLDRVGIPEPHRRVDAYPHEFSGGMRQRAMIAMALVNNPELLIADEPTTALDVTVQAQILDLIRDLQKEFGSAVIMITHDLGVVAEMADEILVMYGGRCIERGTAEKVFYEPRHPYTWGLLGSMPRIDRDQTERLIPVKGSPPSLINIPSGCAFNPRCPYADVPKGGITRTQRPELIQDDSRHWSACHMSQEERTRIWTEEIAPKL from the coding sequence CTGTCCGTGCGCGACCTCAAGGTGCACTTCCCCACCGACGACGGACTGGTCAAGTCCGTCGACGGGCTCTCCTTCGACCTCGAACGCGGCAAGACGCTCGGGATCGTCGGCGAGTCCGGCTCGGGGAAGTCGGTGACCTCGCTGGCCATCATGGGCCTGCACCGCACCGGCAACGCCCGCAGCCGCCCGCACATCTCGGGCGAGGTACGGCTCGACGGCGAGGACCTCGTCAGCGCCGACGCCGACTACGTGCGCCGGCTCCGCGGCCGCAAGATGGCCATGGTCTTCCAGGACCCGCTGTCCGCGATGCACCCGTACTACTCGGTCGGCGCGCAGATCATCGAGGCCTACCGGACCCACCAGAACGTCGACAAGAAGACGGCCCGCAAGCGGGCGGTCGAGATGCTCGACCGGGTGGGCATCCCGGAGCCCCACCGGCGCGTGGACGCGTACCCCCACGAGTTCTCCGGAGGTATGCGTCAGCGCGCGATGATCGCCATGGCGCTGGTCAACAACCCCGAGCTGCTCATCGCGGACGAGCCGACCACCGCCCTGGACGTCACCGTCCAGGCGCAGATCCTGGACCTGATCCGCGATCTGCAGAAGGAGTTCGGCTCCGCGGTCATCATGATCACGCACGACCTCGGCGTCGTCGCCGAGATGGCCGACGAGATCCTCGTGATGTACGGCGGCCGGTGCATCGAGCGCGGCACCGCCGAGAAGGTGTTCTACGAGCCCCGCCACCCGTACACCTGGGGGCTGCTGGGCTCGATGCCCCGCATCGACCGCGACCAGACCGAGCGCCTCATCCCGGTCAAGGGCTCGCCGCCCAGCCTCATCAACATCCCCAGCGGCTGTGCCTTCAACCCGCGCTGCCCGTACGCCGACGTCCCCAAGGGCGGCATCACCCGCACCCAGCGGCCCGAGCTGATCCAGGACGACAGCCGGCACTGGTCCGCCTGCCACATGTCGCAGGAGGAGCGGACCCGGATCTGGACCGAAGAGATTGCGCCGAAGCTGTGA
- a CDS encoding ABC transporter permease, whose amino-acid sequence MLVYLIRRLFNVAATLLVVSVVTFGIFFAVPKLTGSDPALMYAGRETNETALAGIRVKMGFDKPISEQYLLFLKGIFAGRDYDGGTDVTHCAAPCFGYSFKTEAPVWETMIDRMPVTLSLALGAAVIWVIAGVATGVVSALKRRTAIDRTVMVGALAGVSLPIFFTGMVAPAIFVYSLGWLDVSNYQPLTEDPGAWLNSLILPWVTLAFLFAATYARITRATMLEVLGEDYIRTARAKGLKEGVVIRKHALRSTLTPIVTMFGLDLGGLLGGAVLTETTFNFQGLGTAAVAAIGAGDLPVIMGVTLLAALFVVMANLIVDLLYAVIDPRVRLT is encoded by the coding sequence GTGCTCGTCTACCTCATACGGCGTCTGTTCAATGTCGCCGCCACGCTGCTGGTGGTCTCCGTGGTCACCTTCGGCATCTTCTTCGCGGTCCCGAAGCTGACCGGCAGCGACCCCGCGCTCATGTACGCCGGACGCGAGACCAACGAGACCGCCCTGGCGGGCATCCGCGTGAAGATGGGCTTCGACAAGCCGATCTCCGAGCAGTACCTGCTCTTCCTCAAGGGCATCTTCGCCGGCCGCGACTACGACGGCGGCACGGATGTCACCCACTGCGCGGCGCCCTGCTTCGGGTACTCCTTCAAGACCGAGGCGCCCGTCTGGGAGACCATGATCGACCGGATGCCGGTCACCCTCTCGCTCGCCCTCGGGGCGGCCGTGATCTGGGTGATCGCCGGTGTGGCCACCGGCGTGGTCTCGGCGCTCAAGCGCCGGACCGCCATCGACCGCACCGTCATGGTCGGCGCGCTCGCCGGCGTCTCCCTGCCGATCTTCTTCACCGGCATGGTGGCTCCCGCGATCTTCGTCTACAGCCTCGGCTGGCTGGACGTCTCCAACTACCAACCCCTGACCGAGGATCCAGGAGCCTGGCTCAACAGCCTGATCCTGCCCTGGGTCACCCTGGCCTTCCTCTTCGCCGCCACCTACGCCCGCATCACCCGCGCCACGATGCTGGAGGTGCTCGGCGAGGACTACATCCGAACGGCCCGCGCCAAGGGGCTCAAGGAGGGCGTGGTCATCCGCAAGCACGCCCTGCGCTCCACCCTCACCCCGATCGTCACCATGTTCGGCCTCGACCTCGGCGGACTCCTCGGCGGTGCGGTGCTCACCGAGACGACCTTCAACTTCCAGGGCCTGGGAACGGCCGCCGTGGCCGCGATCGGCGCCGGCGACCTCCCCGTGATCATGGGAGTCACCTTGCTCGCCGCGCTCTTCGTGGTGATGGCCAACCTGATCGTGGACCTGCTGTACGCCGTCATCGACCCGCGCGTGAGGCTGACGTGA